In Miniphocaeibacter halophilus, the following proteins share a genomic window:
- the moaA gene encoding GTP 3',8-cyclase MoaA: MKDNFGRDINYLRISITDKCNLRCKYCMPEKGIPKVEHKDVLTIEEYLKIVEVFKRLGITKVRITGGEPLVKKGVIDLISGCKEIGIKEIAMTTNGILLKDKIKELKEAGLSRVNISLDSLDQEKYSQITRGGNLQDVLDSIEACKKYNITPIKINTVMMRNFNLNEFRDFVNLTMDKDISVRFIELMPIGEAIKYKDNFISNEELLKLYDDLIPIENKDLSSPAKYFKLPNAKGNVGFINPMSCKFCGNCNRVRLTSKGKLLMCLHSNIFIDLLEPLRKGEDIEKIIVNAIQEKPEKHHLLDGEYNTTDMNEIGG, from the coding sequence ATGAAAGATAATTTCGGTAGAGATATTAACTATTTAAGAATCTCTATTACAGATAAATGTAATTTAAGGTGTAAATACTGTATGCCGGAAAAAGGTATTCCTAAAGTAGAACATAAGGATGTTTTAACTATTGAAGAATATTTAAAAATAGTTGAGGTTTTTAAAAGACTAGGAATTACAAAAGTACGAATTACAGGTGGAGAACCTTTAGTAAAAAAAGGAGTTATAGATTTAATATCGGGCTGTAAAGAAATTGGTATTAAAGAAATCGCTATGACAACAAATGGAATTCTTTTAAAAGACAAAATAAAGGAATTAAAAGAAGCCGGATTAAGTAGAGTAAATATTAGTTTAGATTCCTTAGACCAAGAAAAATATTCACAAATAACAAGAGGTGGGAATTTACAAGATGTACTTGACTCTATAGAAGCTTGTAAAAAATATAACATTACTCCAATAAAAATAAATACGGTTATGATGAGAAATTTTAATTTAAATGAATTTAGGGATTTTGTTAATTTAACAATGGATAAGGATATTTCTGTAAGATTTATTGAGTTAATGCCAATAGGAGAAGCTATTAAATATAAGGACAACTTTATTTCAAATGAGGAATTATTAAAATTATATGATGATTTAATTCCAATTGAAAATAAGGACCTTTCCAGTCCTGCAAAATATTTCAAATTGCCAAATGCAAAAGGAAATGTTGGATTTATAAATCCTATGTCTTGCAAATTCTGTGGAAATTGTAATAGAGTGCGACTAACAAGTAAGGGTAAACTTTTAATGTGTTTACATTCAAATATATTTATTGATTTATTAGAGCCCTTAAGAAAAGGCGAAGATATAGAAAAAATAATAGTAAATGCAATACAGGAAAAACCGGAAAAACATCATCTTCTAGATGGAGAATATAATACAACAGATATGAACGAAATTGGAGGATAA
- a CDS encoding ABC transporter permease translates to MKKNIRKIPLIIFGIYFIIPIIGTFLYSTSTKWDNSILPKDFTLKWFLELFKDTAFIQAVARSFVLGLVTSMVILIIMIPTLILVRLYFPKVDRILQSIVLLPYAIPGVILVTALLGTYSMLSIPMFIVLVGALFITLLPITYLGINNQLKLINIGEMIDAASTLGASMVQIVTKIIIPNIRLGTTLVFLMVFSASFGEYMLTNLLIGGRFETIRIYMMRRMNENGHLASAVMILYFVFLLIVAIFVFIINNKQKKRYIEKSKIEEVNKQKLYGRKEDLENVFNS, encoded by the coding sequence TTGAAAAAGAATATTAGAAAAATACCATTAATAATTTTTGGGATTTATTTCATAATACCTATAATAGGTACATTTTTATATAGTACATCTACAAAATGGGATAATAGTATTTTACCAAAGGACTTTACCTTAAAATGGTTTTTAGAATTATTTAAAGATACTGCCTTTATTCAAGCAGTCGCAAGATCTTTTGTACTGGGACTTGTAACATCAATGGTGATTTTAATTATAATGATACCTACATTAATACTGGTACGATTATATTTTCCTAAAGTTGATAGGATTTTACAATCCATAGTTCTTCTTCCCTATGCCATACCGGGAGTAATACTTGTAACTGCTTTACTTGGAACATATAGTATGTTGAGTATTCCTATGTTTATTGTTTTAGTAGGAGCATTATTTATAACATTACTACCTATAACATATTTGGGAATTAATAATCAACTTAAATTAATTAATATAGGGGAAATGATAGATGCAGCATCAACATTAGGTGCATCTATGGTACAGATTGTAACAAAAATAATAATACCTAATATTAGATTAGGTACTACACTGGTGTTTTTAATGGTTTTTTCAGCATCTTTTGGAGAATATATGTTAACGAATTTACTTATAGGTGGAAGATTTGAAACTATAAGAATATATATGATGAGAAGAATGAATGAAAATGGACATTTAGCAAGTGCCGTAATGATACTATACTTTGTTTTTTTACTTATTGTAGCGATATTTGTATTTATTATTAATAATAAACAAAAGAAAAGATATATTGAAAAATCAAAAATTGAAGAAGTTAATAAACAAAAGCTATACGGAAGAAAAGAGGATTTAGAAAATGTATTTAACAGTTAA
- a CDS encoding prepilin peptidase — MMFVFYFLIGIVVGSFINVFIDRTIAGRSLIYPPSICDNCHKKLKAYNLIPIFSYIFQGGRCSFCKNKIKIQYPIIEIICGLIYVIIIYLVDNFILGIVVSTVISLLLGMSIIDIKTKNIYIKHLVILFILCFGMGFSRYWIKIDIVIKSIFLVITLLLGYILSIKNKAGFGDFILIAILTTSMYFNEISIFFLNIGIIGLIIGVVLITKKKNLKYEIPFVPIISLSYFSTILLELLKF, encoded by the coding sequence ATGATGTTTGTTTTTTATTTTTTAATAGGTATAGTAGTAGGTTCTTTTATTAATGTTTTTATTGACAGAACAATAGCCGGAAGGTCTTTAATATACCCTCCATCAATTTGTGACAATTGTCATAAAAAATTAAAGGCATATAATTTAATACCTATTTTTAGTTATATATTTCAAGGGGGAAGATGTAGCTTTTGTAAAAATAAGATAAAAATACAGTATCCTATAATTGAAATTATTTGTGGTCTAATATATGTAATCATTATTTATTTAGTGGATAATTTTATATTAGGGATAGTTGTTTCTACGGTTATTTCCTTATTACTGGGTATGTCTATAATAGATATTAAAACGAAAAACATATACATTAAGCATTTAGTAATACTTTTTATCCTGTGTTTTGGAATGGGTTTTAGTAGATACTGGATAAAAATAGATATAGTAATAAAGTCTATTTTTTTAGTAATAACACTATTATTAGGTTATATTTTATCAATAAAAAACAAGGCAGGTTTTGGAGATTTTATTTTAATAGCCATTTTAACCACAAGTATGTACTTTAATGAAATATCGATTTTTTTCCTTAACATAGGAATAATAGGCTTAATAATAGGTGTAGTTTTAATTACAAAAAAGAAAAATCTGAAATATGAAATACCCTTTGTTCCAATTATTTCATTATCATATTTTTCTACTATATTGCTGGAGTTGTTAAAATTTTAA
- a CDS encoding PilW family protein, with amino-acid sequence MKRILLVMKSFYRKKQKGFTLIELIVALGISSILIIVISYIMATSGKIMESNISRNKLNNNGGYAIDYIEKEIRRSINIYNIDDFIAKPKDNNLGFLLEVVPYQAEKNPYQYIYYYLDKGNLIRYSIGIENPIEEGIKSSNIGTNKIAENIVSIKKTYFNINEKFIHLNFQCENNGVKKEYESSIYAGLGM; translated from the coding sequence ATGAAGAGGATATTATTAGTTATGAAGTCCTTTTACCGTAAAAAACAAAAAGGATTTACCTTAATTGAATTAATAGTAGCCTTAGGAATATCTTCAATATTAATAATAGTAATTTCCTATATAATGGCAACATCGGGGAAAATAATGGAATCCAATATATCTAGAAATAAGCTAAACAATAATGGTGGCTATGCAATAGATTATATTGAAAAGGAAATAAGGCGAAGTATAAATATTTATAATATAGATGATTTTATAGCAAAACCTAAAGACAATAACCTGGGATTTTTACTAGAAGTAGTTCCTTACCAAGCAGAAAAAAATCCCTATCAATATATTTATTACTATTTAGATAAGGGAAATTTAATAAGATATTCAATAGGAATAGAAAATCCAATAGAAGAAGGAATAAAAAGTTCAAATATAGGTACAAATAAAATTGCAGAAAATATTGTAAGTATAAAGAAAACCTATTTTAATATTAACGAAAAATTTATACATTTAAATTTCCAATGTGAAAATAATGGAGTAAAGAAAGAGTATGAAAGTAGTATTTATGCAGGGTTAGGAATGTGA
- a CDS encoding alkaline phosphatase family protein codes for MQNKKTGRTLILVILDGCRYDTSIEQMGLLNHYVENGLATRIKVISELPSNSRSLYEVLMTGVPTYKNKILTNGHNSLSGEKSIFEKVKNNGGRTAAAAYYWYSELYNESPFNEKKHRIQLDTENLIENGVFYYEDNYPDTHLFADANFLLQYKKPDFLLIHSMNIDDIGHKFTSDSREYKAVINRADYIIGQYLNNWLELGYQVMVTSDHGMDENGLHGGTLNSHREVPLYIFSKYYRNNVDEISQIEIAGLIEKLLLLHH; via the coding sequence ATGCAAAATAAAAAGACAGGAAGGACTTTAATTCTTGTTATATTAGATGGATGTAGATACGATACTTCAATTGAACAAATGGGACTGTTAAATCACTATGTAGAAAATGGCTTGGCAACAAGGATAAAAGTAATATCTGAATTGCCAAGTAATTCCAGATCCTTGTATGAGGTATTAATGACAGGAGTACCGACTTATAAAAATAAAATTTTAACCAACGGTCACAATAGTTTATCTGGTGAAAAATCCATTTTCGAAAAAGTTAAGAACAATGGAGGAAGAACGGCTGCAGCAGCTTATTATTGGTATAGTGAATTATATAATGAAAGTCCATTTAATGAAAAAAAACATAGAATTCAATTAGATACTGAAAATCTAATTGAAAATGGTGTTTTTTATTATGAAGATAATTATCCGGATACACATTTATTTGCCGATGCAAATTTTTTATTACAGTATAAAAAACCGGATTTTTTATTAATACATTCTATGAATATTGATGATATTGGTCATAAATTCACATCGGACTCAAGGGAATACAAGGCTGTAATAAATAGGGCGGATTATATTATTGGACAGTATTTGAACAATTGGTTAGAGTTGGGTTATCAAGTAATGGTTACATCTGATCATGGTATGGATGAAAATGGACTTCATGGAGGTACACTAAATTCCCATAGAGAAGTACCCTTGTATATTTTTTCTAAGTACTATAGAAACAATGTTGATGAAATCAGTCAAATAGAAATAGCCGGACTAATAGAGAAGTTGTTACTATTACACCATTAG
- a CDS encoding type II secretion system protein yields the protein MKKKENKGFTLLECIVGLAIIGILAAFLLPSLANALSLEIKTDNDKELISYSKHIMESIKSDIYNEKTIGITNDLKKEFKFEYSINKTENLNKLKLDVWRVGNEEDIISYEVLLP from the coding sequence GTGAAGAAAAAAGAAAATAAGGGATTCACCTTGTTAGAGTGCATAGTTGGACTTGCTATAATTGGAATACTTGCTGCTTTTCTGTTACCGTCATTAGCAAATGCATTAAGCTTAGAAATAAAAACCGATAATGATAAAGAATTAATAAGCTATAGTAAACATATAATGGAAAGCATAAAATCCGATATTTACAATGAAAAAACTATAGGTATTACAAATGATTTAAAGAAAGAATTTAAATTTGAATATAGCATTAATAAAACTGAAAATTTAAATAAATTAAAATTAGATGTATGGAGAGTTGGAAATGAAGAGGATATTATTAGTTATGAAGTCCTTTTACCGTAA
- a CDS encoding cell wall-binding repeat-containing protein, producing the protein MKKIFVTLIFTTALLITSLNSLSNADILQEGEDGLDIVRIAGTNRFNTSVEISKNTFESSKYAIIASGEGFADALVGGTLAAQIDIPMLLVGSSPLNEEVKNELKRLKVEHVYILGGEETVPFIIEESIKELGINIERLAGKNRVETAEIIGAKREELKGSTEYMTLYAGMDGNYFADALSAGPFLGEWANVYGIVKLIPNMNKQKQDMDFMHVFGGINSVPKGKDENRFAGNTRYETAVDVAESYYTFLRMEVDTVIIVNGEDYPDALAASSIAGVKNAPILLSKPNNLPVAVKNYIQNEDLHDYKNIKNIKNIIIIGGENSISTNVENELRNLK; encoded by the coding sequence ATGAAAAAGATTTTTGTTACATTGATTTTTACAACGGCTTTATTAATAACTTCATTAAATAGTCTTTCAAATGCAGATATTTTACAAGAAGGTGAGGATGGTTTAGATATTGTTAGAATAGCAGGGACTAATAGGTTTAACACCTCTGTAGAAATAAGTAAAAATACTTTTGAAAGTTCTAAATATGCAATAATAGCAAGTGGAGAAGGCTTTGCCGATGCATTAGTAGGTGGTACTTTAGCGGCACAAATAGATATTCCAATGTTATTAGTCGGTAGTTCGCCATTAAACGAAGAAGTAAAAAATGAATTGAAAAGATTAAAAGTTGAACATGTTTATATTTTAGGTGGAGAAGAAACCGTTCCTTTTATTATAGAAGAGAGTATAAAAGAGTTAGGAATAAACATAGAAAGACTAGCTGGAAAAAATAGGGTTGAAACAGCTGAAATAATTGGTGCTAAAAGAGAAGAATTAAAAGGAAGTACAGAATATATGACCCTATACGCAGGAATGGATGGAAATTATTTTGCTGATGCCTTAAGTGCAGGACCATTTCTAGGAGAATGGGCAAATGTTTATGGCATAGTAAAACTTATACCGAATATGAATAAGCAAAAACAAGATATGGATTTTATGCATGTTTTTGGTGGAATTAATAGTGTTCCGAAAGGTAAAGATGAAAATAGATTTGCAGGAAACACCAGATATGAAACTGCCGTTGATGTTGCAGAAAGTTATTATACTTTTTTAAGAATGGAAGTTGATACAGTAATAATTGTAAATGGTGAGGACTATCCGGATGCATTAGCGGCCTCATCAATTGCCGGAGTAAAAAATGCTCCAATACTTTTATCAAAGCCAAATAATTTGCCGGTAGCAGTAAAAAACTACATACAAAACGAGGATTTACATGATTATAAAAATATTAAAAATATTAAAAATATAATAATAATCGGAGGAGAAAATTCCATATCTACAAATGTAGAAAATGAATTGAGAAATTTAAAATAA
- a CDS encoding ABC transporter substrate-binding protein, with protein sequence MKITKRFISIFLVFTMMIGVLSGCSDNKSKAQNVSEDDSLETIIEKAKKEKELASVGMPDTWANWVGTWEDIEEKYGIKHSDTDMSSAEELAKFESEGKNGTADIGDVGISFGPIATNKDLTLPYKTSYWDEIPDWAKDEKGHWLLSYTGTIAFMIDKNNVKDIPSSWEELLESDYKVAVGDVTKANQAQFAVLAAAIANGGDEKNIKPGLDYFRKIAEEGRLSSVDASLANLEKGEIDIVIVWDFNGLNYKDQLDSERFEVLIPSDGSIISGYTTLINKYAPHPNAAKLAREYILSDEGQINLAKGYARPIRTNVKLPEDVASKLLPDSEYKSAEPVKSNEEWDKTSVELPELWQSEVLSYAK encoded by the coding sequence TTGAAAATAACAAAGAGATTTATTTCTATATTTTTAGTTTTCACAATGATGATAGGAGTTTTATCTGGTTGCTCAGATAATAAATCGAAGGCACAAAATGTTTCAGAGGACGATAGTTTAGAAACCATTATTGAAAAAGCAAAAAAAGAAAAAGAGCTAGCAAGTGTTGGAATGCCGGACACATGGGCTAATTGGGTAGGTACATGGGAAGATATTGAAGAAAAATATGGTATAAAACATTCCGATACTGATATGTCAAGTGCTGAAGAATTAGCAAAGTTTGAATCAGAAGGAAAAAATGGAACAGCAGATATAGGTGATGTTGGAATTAGCTTTGGTCCTATTGCTACAAATAAGGATTTAACTCTGCCTTATAAAACCAGCTATTGGGATGAAATACCGGACTGGGCTAAAGATGAAAAAGGTCATTGGCTTTTAAGTTATACAGGAACTATAGCTTTTATGATAGATAAAAATAATGTAAAAGATATACCTAGTTCCTGGGAAGAATTACTGGAAAGTGATTACAAAGTTGCCGTAGGAGATGTTACAAAGGCAAATCAAGCTCAATTTGCAGTTTTAGCTGCTGCAATTGCTAACGGTGGAGATGAAAAAAACATTAAACCGGGATTGGATTATTTTAGAAAAATAGCAGAAGAAGGCAGACTTTCTTCTGTAGATGCAAGTCTTGCAAATTTAGAAAAAGGTGAAATAGATATTGTAATAGTTTGGGATTTTAATGGACTTAATTACAAGGACCAACTTGATTCTGAAAGATTTGAAGTTTTAATTCCGTCCGATGGCTCAATTATTAGTGGATATACTACTTTAATTAATAAGTATGCTCCTCATCCTAATGCTGCTAAATTAGCTAGAGAATATATTTTATCAGACGAAGGACAAATAAATTTAGCTAAGGGATATGCAAGACCTATAAGAACAAATGTAAAGTTACCTGAAGATGTAGCAAGTAAGTTATTACCTGATTCTGAATATAAATCAGCAGAACCTGTAAAAAGTAATGAAGAATGGGATAAAACTTCTGTAGAATTACCTGAGCTATGGCAAAGTGAGGTTTTAAGCTATGCAAAATAA
- a CDS encoding ABC transporter permease, whose product MKKKIGLLPLIIIMMAFLIIPLIIMVIKSFKLDGIEVFSLDNYKEFFANKYYYESFINSMIIGLFSAVLGFIGAYIISYSLLGLSFRTQEKIITISNLAGNFAGIPLAFSFIILLGNAGVLKMIIPLLKNFNLYSWWGLSLTYMYFQIPLGILFLYPSMREIKKEWKESADILGASNFYYWRKVVFPFLKPTMVSTFIILLANGIGTYETAYALTGSNINLLTIRISALVAGDVFAKPNMGSALATIFGAFMVIIMWLSQRYNRKEENLEKEY is encoded by the coding sequence ATGAAGAAAAAAATTGGCTTATTGCCACTAATAATTATTATGATGGCATTTTTAATAATACCTTTAATAATAATGGTTATAAAAAGTTTTAAACTAGACGGAATAGAAGTTTTTTCTTTAGATAATTACAAGGAATTTTTCGCGAATAAATATTATTATGAATCCTTTATAAACAGTATGATTATAGGATTATTTTCAGCAGTCTTAGGTTTTATAGGAGCTTATATAATAAGTTATTCTCTACTGGGCTTGTCGTTTAGAACACAGGAAAAGATTATTACAATATCAAATTTAGCTGGAAATTTTGCAGGTATACCATTAGCATTTTCATTTATAATTTTACTTGGAAATGCCGGTGTACTAAAAATGATAATTCCATTATTAAAGAATTTTAATTTATATTCTTGGTGGGGACTTTCTTTAACTTATATGTATTTTCAAATACCATTGGGAATATTATTTTTGTATCCTAGTATGAGGGAAATAAAAAAGGAATGGAAGGAATCGGCCGATATACTAGGAGCTTCAAATTTCTATTATTGGAGAAAAGTAGTATTTCCATTTTTAAAACCAACAATGGTTAGTACCTTTATTATTTTACTGGCTAATGGTATAGGAACATATGAAACAGCTTATGCTTTAACAGGTAGCAACATAAATTTATTAACAATAAGAATATCTGCATTGGTAGCAGGAGACGTTTTTGCTAAGCCGAATATGGGTAGTGCATTAGCAACGATTTTTGGTGCTTTTATGGTTATAATTATGTGGCTTTCTCAGCGATATAATAGAAAGGAAGAAAATCTTGAAAAAGAATATTAG
- the ccmA gene encoding heme ABC exporter ATP-binding protein CcmA yields MYLTVKNLTLYFGNKKILDSIDFHVQKGEIVTLLGPSGCGKSTLLRTIAGLEKQEKGKILLDGEEIDSIPTKYRNIGFVFQQYALFPNMTVFENIAFGLRVKKLSEKEIGDKVDNILEIVQLKEFSNRNIQTLSGGQQQRVALARSLVTEPKILLLDEPLSALDAKIRKQLQTDLRRIQKKLNITMIFVTHDQEEAMAISDRIFVLNKGKIIQSSTPNELYAYPKSNFIAEFIGSFNRFNSSELEINNSNSLKEEYIYYVRPEMIELEKSENSIEINVELEKVIILGAIKRYIFKSEKGKSLIVDKINNYSNKEEKIDKIYISKDSIISIPKEKRLVS; encoded by the coding sequence ATGTATTTAACAGTTAAAAACCTAACATTATATTTTGGAAATAAAAAAATATTGGACTCTATTGATTTTCATGTTCAAAAAGGAGAAATTGTAACATTACTTGGACCTAGCGGTTGTGGAAAATCAACCTTACTTCGTACAATAGCAGGCTTGGAAAAGCAAGAAAAGGGGAAAATATTATTAGATGGAGAAGAAATAGACAGTATTCCAACTAAATATAGAAATATTGGATTTGTATTTCAACAATATGCATTATTTCCAAATATGACGGTCTTTGAAAATATAGCGTTTGGTTTAAGAGTTAAAAAACTATCTGAAAAGGAGATAGGGGATAAGGTTGATAATATATTGGAAATAGTACAATTAAAGGAGTTTTCCAACAGAAATATTCAGACCTTGTCAGGAGGTCAACAACAAAGGGTCGCCTTAGCTAGATCATTGGTAACAGAACCAAAAATACTATTATTAGATGAGCCCTTAAGTGCATTAGATGCAAAGATTAGAAAACAACTTCAAACGGATTTAAGAAGAATACAGAAGAAATTGAATATTACTATGATTTTTGTAACTCATGACCAAGAAGAGGCTATGGCCATAAGTGATAGGATTTTTGTATTAAATAAAGGGAAAATAATACAATCCTCAACACCAAACGAACTATATGCTTATCCAAAAAGTAACTTTATAGCAGAATTTATTGGCAGCTTTAATAGATTTAATTCTTCAGAATTAGAAATAAATAATTCCAATAGTCTTAAAGAAGAATATATTTACTATGTAAGACCGGAAATGATAGAATTAGAAAAATCAGAAAACTCAATTGAAATTAATGTTGAACTTGAAAAAGTAATAATTTTAGGAGCTATAAAAAGATATATATTTAAAAGTGAAAAAGGCAAGAGTTTAATTGTCGACAAAATAAACAATTATTCTAACAAAGAGGAAAAAATAGATAAAATATATATAAGCAAAGATTCAATTATTAGTATTCCTAAAGAGAAAAGACTGGTATCTTAA
- a CDS encoding prepilin-type N-terminal cleavage/methylation domain-containing protein — MNRFKNKKFKGFTLIELIVVIAILAILAAIAIPKYKESRQKSLVTAHNSNVRILESAALNYIANDGGKDVTWEGPDSAKEYIAEYPKVPKGIKGLEGKGDNYYIVKITATGDVTVDPGKIKEE; from the coding sequence GTGAATAGATTTAAAAATAAGAAGTTCAAAGGGTTTACATTAATAGAACTAATAGTAGTAATAGCAATACTTGCAATTTTAGCTGCAATAGCAATTCCAAAATACAAGGAATCAAGACAAAAAAGCCTTGTAACTGCTCACAATTCAAATGTAAGAATACTGGAGTCGGCTGCATTAAATTACATAGCAAATGATGGTGGCAAGGATGTAACTTGGGAAGGACCAGACAGTGCCAAGGAATACATTGCAGAATACCCTAAAGTTCCAAAGGGAATTAAAGGATTAGAGGGAAAAGGAGACAATTACTATATAGTAAAAATAACTGCTACTGGCGATGTTACAGTAGATCCTGGTAAAATAAAAGAAGAATAA
- a CDS encoding prepilin-type N-terminal cleavage/methylation domain-containing protein, with translation MKKLKGFTLIELLAALLLLGIILGIGVIKFDFIGQYKEKLEINSIVDSLNFARNNAINTGYINKFSFNKNSEAIKISSDKEKHFIYFERLNYNGDDITIEFSSTGAPKKAATIYFIGKNKIYEITVEVATGKVNLSEEKRK, from the coding sequence ATGAAAAAATTAAAAGGTTTTACTTTAATTGAATTATTAGCAGCCTTATTGTTGCTTGGTATAATTTTAGGAATTGGAGTAATTAAATTTGATTTTATAGGACAATACAAGGAAAAATTAGAAATAAATTCAATTGTAGATAGTCTAAACTTTGCAAGAAATAATGCAATTAATACTGGATACATTAATAAATTTAGTTTTAATAAAAATAGTGAAGCAATAAAAATATCATCAGATAAGGAAAAACATTTTATTTATTTTGAAAGATTGAACTATAATGGTGACGATATTACCATAGAATTCAGTTCTACGGGAGCGCCAAAAAAGGCAGCAACAATTTATTTTATAGGTAAAAACAAAATATATGAAATTACAGTAGAAGTTGCAACGGGGAAGGTGAATCTTAGTGAAGAAAAAAGAAAATAA